TGGAGACCTTACCCCCAGCAAGCAAAAGAGCTTAGAGTCTAGTAATAAATTCTTTTGTGGAAACCCCTAATTGATGCGGATTTCCCAATGGATCTGTTGATTAGGAATCTTCCTCCAACAAGCAGCTTTACACCTGACAGCTTCAATGACCTCATGAACTAAAActtcttttatttctctatAAGCGGATGCTGAAAGCATCTCTGATTTCTCTCCTGCCTTATAAAATATACAGAAGCGGATAGTGCAAGCTTGATGATCCAAACATAGAAGTTGTCAGCCGTAATAGTCTAACAGAGCCAATGCTATTCCTGTCTCCAAGAGTAAGTAACTTCCCCTATATATCTTGCACAGAGCTAAAATTGGATGCCAGACATAGCCGGAAAATGGACACAAAAACAGAAGTCCATAGTGTCCTCCTCAATAGCATAAAGAGAGCAATCTGAGACTTGAAACACCCCCAATTTCTTCAGTCTGTCAAGGCTAGCAAATTTCCTATGGCAAACAAGAAGGCAGAAGTGGTTTGGCAACAAGATTGAGGGAACATTTGAGGGGATAGTGTCGACAGGGGGAAGAAATAGGTAGAGATGGAAATGATTGCTTATAAACTCAAAAAGTCTACTCACTGAAAAAGAGATCCCAGGTCTGGTCACAGTAAAGTCATTCAGTGTCCCACCAAGGCTCCTATACGGTTCGGGAACTTTCAAAGGAGCTAAAAAGTTCCGTTTTCATTTCGTCTTCCCCTTTGGAAAAATCCTTCATTTTATAAGGAAGACTAAGAGTAAGGTAAGATGGAATTCTtcgcataaaaaaaagaaatcagtcTAAGCCGGAAGGCAGGAAAGGAGCGAAGGTAATCTGTGCGTGCAATCTTTCctcgtgcttttctttttttgaatgaCCCCTCTTTTCAAGGGGAGAAGCATTAATTTTATAATATAAGAAAGATGCACTTAAATCAGCTGTTCCCGTATCTGGTGTTAATGGCATACCCGTTCTTCGTGCTTTGGCATTTGCAATAGGAAGTTGATTAGGGGCATGCCTTAAGGAAAGGAGTCACTCTCGCGGGTATCTCAGATAGAGATGTTGCCTCTGTCactgcataaacataaagaagaGTTAGATTCATAGTCAATCCACCTGCTCCGGGTCACGCACGAAGGGTAGAACAAAGGAAGCTAAAAGCTTTCCTGTCACTACTCTTTACACGGTAAAGTAAGCATCTTCTTACCAAATTGAATAGACTTGCCTTGTGAGATGGGAAAGCTAAATAGAGGGGCCAGGCCAAGAAAAGAAGTTATATTCAAATGCCACATTGCTTTTCACACTTTCTTCGATTATCTTTCCTCGGTCAAGCTCGGAGGAAGTTGAATCTAGCTCTAAGGAGGTCTTTGCTTTTCACGACTGTTGCTGATTTTTTTCGTTTAAAAAGAATAGCGATTGTTTAGGTTAATCAGCGAGGAGATTGATTCTTACTCTTTCTCGATGCGAAAGATGTTGTGGCTAGGCAAGGTGCGTAGCCTTCTGAGATGGGATGCCGAGAATAAGCTCTTTTAGGAAACCTTAACTTAAGCCCAAGGAATAAGTGGTCTTATCTGCTGTTGCcgatcttctctttctttagtCCTGCTCGTCTTATGGCATTAGCCTTTGCGGATTAAGGAATTCGCGGGACAGCTGTCTCGGCACACGTCAATCCTTATGTCCACAGCGAGCAGGTTAAGGCACTCTATCTTGCTGCTTGCCTTTATCTTCCAGTCTGCCAAGCAAGTTTGTTTATTCTAtgttattgaaaaagaaatcggTATTTCCCCCAAAGCGCTAGCTTTCATACGCCTAAGAACTTCTAACGTTGTTCTGTCTCCAAACGGAGAGCTCGACCCCTTGCGGGTGAATTTCCCGATTCCTAGCTTCCGCACCAGATGATTGCCACTACCACGTTCTCAGCAAATTCCTTTCAATGCGAATCTAGATCTCGACGTTCGGAGTGGAATTGGTTTAGTCTCCCTAAGGTATACTGTTCCTATACCAGCAGGTTCTTGTGCCGATTTGACCTGCGTCCCGCGGTCCTGTTAAGTCTCGACCAGTTTATACCGAATCGGCGCTTCTGCccctttcaaaattatccactaCACTCTAAAGCGTTCAACGATTATATTCGTTAAGTAAGTCATTTTGAAATGGATGTTTTTTTAGTTCCATTTATTTATCTGTAGAACAAGGTACACATTTACGAAAGTAGCTCTCCGAAAGTACTTTCCTTTGAGTTCGAGTTTTACTTTCGAATTCGAACAAGGGTAACATAGAGCTTTAGCTCATCAAAAATCGTTCTTTGCATTGCAGAATTCTTTACTCTGAGATCTattccaacatttgaagaaatcaCGGAAATAAGCTCTGTAGTATCCAAAGAGCTTTTCTTTTGATTAGAGAAGATGTAAACAAAACAATCCTGAAGTCAATGGAATAAGGTGGCTCTTCTCTTGTTCTAGTTCTTCCTTCATCATCCGagggaacaagaagaagatgcccAATCCCCTAATGGACTCCTGGCATTCATCTTCTGTGATTTCAGGAacgggaaagaaagaaggagaatcCGCTCTAAAACTAGGGATCTAAGGATGGTTCTTTGGTGGATTTACCACCAAAGCGAAAATCCCACTGTTAGAACATCTAAGAAAGAGGAAAGCCTAGCAATTGGTCTTGCACACTAACTCATGAGTCAACCTAGGAGAAGAACTGCTTTCCAGCCTTTCACTCCTCACGTCAGGAAGTGGGAATAGCAGGCAATCGATGACTGAAATGACTTTCTTAGAAAGATTGCGTAACGCTAGATCTCTTCAGGGTTCCATCTCACTCTCTTTCGGCTCGAAGCCGATAGGAAGCAATGCTTCAAGTCGCTGAGGTAAGTTCCGAGAGAGCTACGCTCCGGGTATTCCTACCATTTCTTCTTATAGGTTAGTCTTATAACTCCTCCCTTCGTCTGACCTAATTCCAGATATGGATTAACTGCAATAGCTATAGGGTGTCCGCGATTAATCAGTTTTTAGCATGAATTAGTCTCTTTGAACTCTTAATTAAAACACTGGAAGGGAATCGCTATCGTCTTTCTAAAGGACGGGGATTTACGTGTATTGCTTATGTCCGATTTGCTGACGCTTTCTTGACTTCACTCACTTCAGAGAcggaaaaagaataagaaaaagggGCGTAGCGCTTGAAAGCTGAAAATCCGATacagaaagagagaaagcgagTGGAATAAGACTTTCCTTTTTTCGGCCATTTCTCAGCAATAGCTACCTGAATGGAAGCAAGCAACCCTCGGGGAGAAGAAGAATAGTGGTCGAAGCCCATTTCCCTCAGCTGGAAACTATCTAGATAGCTTCATAGCGCTTAGCTACTTTCTCCTTCTGCGCCGCTAGCGCTACTACTCCTAGTGATAGAAAGAACATCCTCTTTTTCGCAATGAGGCCCATCTCGGACCGGTGACGTATTAAAATGATCTGGATCTCTGGCTTATCTCTTACTTGACGGATTCGATTTCGGCTAGTGGCATTGTTGTGACGATAATCAGGAAAGAACAGGGTTGATTGGCTCTGATCGATACCATCTAAAAGTGCTTGCTTCATCCATTCGTGACATTACCGGGTATTCTTACTAAGTTTCGCCTCTAGTGACTCTTTGAATCATGCGCATGGCTCCATGTCggcattttcatttgtttgggaGGCCTAACGAGTGCTACGAGTGAATGCGTAGCTTTGTCTTCTATTATTTCATTTCGAGTGACAGGTTAGAGGGAAAGATAACTCCCAAAAGCATCCATTCTATTCTCTTAAGAAGAGCTATTTTCCCTTGTTATTTCAAAAATGTGTATCACCATACTGAATCTAGCGCAAAGCAAGGAATGATTATCGGAAGTTGGCTACTTACTTAGGTAAATCAGTTCCTTCTCTAAGACCTAACTGCGCTGTCGAGGGAGATCTTTCAAGAGCACATCTCGGATAGGGAGGGACCGGAATTCCCCTTTTTGAAAGAGTTGCTTGTACTAAAGCTTGAAGGTGGAGATCAACTAAAGGTTGCAAGTAAGCAAGAAGCAAGCAGATATCTATTAGCCGCAATAGGTTGAGTCAGTTAAAGGGTAGCCAAAAAGAAGCTGAAGTCAACGCTCTTACGGAAGTGGATTGCTTGCAGATGATGAATTCTGGGATAAAGATGTTAAAAGAAATTCTCCCCCCTTCTTTCTTCACTCGTCTTAGAGGTAGTTACCGTCCCGTGGGAGACCGCTACGCACCTTAGGCTATTAAGAATCGCCTTTCGCCGGGTGTGATTACAGAATCCTAGATGCGGAGCTTGCCGGGTAAGATGCTGACTTTGCCGGCTATTTCCGATATGGCTAATTCCTATTAGAATATGCCAACATAAGCATAAGACAGCAAAGAAGACACAAAAACCTGAAATTGATCTCTTTGAATCAGGATCTCCGCCCCAGTCAGCATCTGAGTAAGCAACTCGATTAGGTTGCCTTTTGACAGTAGGGAATAAAAGCCCATCTGCTAATCTTCCTTTCACATAACGAAGGATTCTCTTGGCAGCTTGAAGATGTAACTCACGAGgatcatgcatgaattgacatACTTGGTTTACAGAAAATGGTTTATCTGGGCGTGTAAAAGTGAGTGAGATATTGAAGTGCTCCCACAAGACTTCTTGACTTCTCTGGATGTTTGACAGGGTTACTCTCTTTTTGTGAGAATTGCTGTCCAAGAACCATAGGGGTAGGTGCCGGTTTGCAGTCATTCAAACCAAATCTTTTTAGAAGATCAAGAGCATCTTTCTTCTGAGTGATCTTCATTCCACTAGATGAGCGCTCAACCTGTATGCCCAAAAAAGACTTTAGTTAACCCAGGTCTTTCATGGAAAATTGATGACCAAGTATGAGTTTTAGCTGATCAATTTCGTCTTCTGCATTTCCTGTAACTattatgtcatcaacataaaaagAAGTCCCATAATTAGTTTCACACCTTCTCTCTTGAAAAACAGTGAGTTGTCTGACTTGCTTCGACTGTAACCATTAGAAAGAAGAGTTTTGCCGAGGCTTTCAAACCAGGCTCGTGGGGCTTGCTTTAACCCATGGATTTCCTTTCTCCATTTTCAAACCCATTTAGAATCATCTAAGACATGATATCCtggtggttgctccatatatactTTTGTAGGTCTCCATGCAAAAATGCATTTTTGACATATAGTTGATGAAGCTTCCAACCATAGCAGTTTGCAATAGCTAATGCTAATCTTACAGTTCCGACCTTCACAACTGAACTGAAGGTTTCTTCATAGTCTAATCCATATTGTTGATTATAGCCTTTCGCTACTAGTCTCGCTttcaatctttcaattgtgccatcCGGTTTATACTTGATTTTAGAAAGCCACTTACTTccaatcaaatttttctttgtaggTCTTGGCACTATTTCCCATGTGTGATGTTGAAGGAGAGCGTGAATCTCTGCATTCATTGCTTCAACCCACTTAGTTAGGGTCACTAGCAGCTTCACGAAAAGATGTTGGTTCTGAATCTTGAGAGCTggtagaaagaaaaacagagtgTAAGACAGATTCTGTACCTTGTGCTTTGGTGGAGGATTGCTCTGTTATGGTGCTCCCTTGGAGTGCACAATTTTCTATAGGAAAGTATCGCCTTGGTTGAACACTGCGGGAGGATCGTCGTGGAGCATTACCTTGTTCTGCAGGTTCAACCTGATCACCACCTTGATGATAAGTATTTGGCAAACTAGCACTTTCATTGGAAGAATCTGATAACTGAGACAGGTTTGGGTTGGTTGATGGCACAGCTGGAGTATGTTGAATTTGAGAGAGGTCAGTGACttcattttcatcttgattATTTTGTTCAGCACTTGTGCCAATAGAGTGAGTTGGACTTGTTGGAGTTCCAGTTCCATTTGACGTATCTGAAGGTTCCTCAGGTGGAGTACACCATGGTTTACTAGGAGAAGACGCTGTAGTAGATGAGGTTAAAGTGGCAAAGTCCAAATGATTCTCATCAAACGTTACATGACGGGAAACAACCATTTTTCCTgtcttaggaaaaaaaaagcatcggTACCCTTTATGCTCATCACTATATCCAACAAATACACATTTCTCTGCCTTCGGGGATAACTTTCTCCTCACTCTTTTATCCACATGAACATAAGATATACACCCAAAGGCTCTTAAGATGAAATAGTCAGGTGACTGACCTGTAACCAGACATACCATTCGAATTTTCACTTGTTGGTAATCTGTTGATGACAAAGACTGCTGTATGAAAAGCTTCACTCCACAAGTGCTTTGGCACTTCACTTTGAAACATCAGTGAAAGTCCCAACTCTTTAATATGTCTATGCTTCCtctcaacaactccattttgaggTGCAGTGTAAGGACATGATAATTGTTGCTTTACTCCAATAGAAGAGCAGAATGTTCGGAATGATGTGGAGCAGAATTCACTACCATTATCACTTCGAAGAAACTTGATTGGTAACTGATAGTGTCGGGTCATCAAAGTCTAAAAGGACTGAAACTAGCACATCGGCTTTagacttcaaaaaataaatccatGTATAGCGTGTAAAGTCATCAACAAAGCTAACATAGTAATGAGAACCAGAGAGAGAAGTTAGTTCAGGAGATCCCCAACAATCAGCATGAATTAACTCAAAGAAGCAAGAACTACTTTGATTAGCATTAGAAAATGGCAGCTTGTGATGTTTGCCAAGTTGACATCCTAACCATACAATCTGGTCTTAGAGGGAACCTGACTGCAAAAAGGTAGTAATTTAAGTTTCCTCAAAAGTTCAACATTGGCATAACTAGTATGAGCTAGTCTATGGTGCCATAATTTTGCAGAAGCTTTAGAGTGACTTGAAGTAAGAGCAGCAGCAAAAAGAGCTTGAACTTCCTCACTTTCCAGAACATATAGATGGCTGTCGTTGGTCCTGAGGTAgtcaatttattctttttttatgagatcTTTGAGTGAGTTTCTAGTAGAAAGGAGGGTACAGCCCTTTACTTCCTAACAAGCAAGTCAAATTTGGAGCCCCAACTCCAAAGGAAGGGCATTTTCGGGGACTAGCCCGCTTCCCATTAGTCAATAGGGCAATTCCTCGCACAACATTAAGGGAGCCATTGAAAGGTGACTAAAACACCAGAAACGGGGACTACCCGAGCTAATGATAGAGGCAAGAACACTTTCCGGCCAAGTCCCATTAATTGATCATAACGATATCGTGGAAATGCTGCACGGACCCATATatataggaaaagaaagagaatcacCTTGATACTAAACCGGATCGAGCCCGGGATCTTCTGGAAAATGGGAAGATCTAGGATAGGCGGCCAACCTCCTGGAGAGAGCGATGTGCATAGACCAGGTGAGTAGGGATGCAGCTCCGTGGACCGCTCGTCGGGCCTGATAGGTGGTGGTATCACACCCTTCTCAAAGGAACCGTACGTGACACTCTCGCGTCATACGGCTCCGTCCCGGAATCAGGACCGCCCCCTTCCTTTGACCAAGGGGTCCTCGAACCAACCTGTCCTCCCTTTCTATTCCTCGGTAAGCGgttccttttcatttattcattgaTTGATTCAAGGTAGCTGTAGCTTGCTTCCAAGTCCAAGCGCTAGCGGTAGAAGCTAGTCGCCAGAAACGAACTTCCGGACCGACTACAAGACTACGAACTACAATATAAGTCATGAGCGATAGCCAAGCCAAGCCGGATAGGCTTTTTGATGTCGAAAGCCCCAAAACTAGCTATCAACTAGCAGACAACTAACGCAAGCCTACTCAACTAATCTCATAAGTAAATGCCTGTTCGCATCGCAACTAATAGAAAAAAACAACTACTAGACTAGACTAGTAGTGGATTGCTCCTTGTTGTTCGGATCTTGACCGGGTCCGAGCTTGGAAAGCTCTATGCTGTTGGGGAACTCTGCAAGGGTCTTACCATCTTCTGGATTTACTATATTTGAGTCTTTGGAGTACTTTAGGATTATATTCCGCGCCGAGGATTTGTGCTTGTGGGCTAGGGTGAATATTGCAGACCAGCGGATCTGGTGGTCGACAATCGTTCGGACTTGGTAAAGGTTGTCGCAGCACCTGTAGTAGGACAGAGGACTTATCGCGATGCCCGCGGACCAATTTACGATGTCTCCGTCGCTGACGTTCGTCAAGCAGGCCACGTGGATTGGCCAGGGTCTTCTTCGGCTAATGATACCTCGATCCCGAAGCCTCCGGAGTATCTTTTTGATAGGCGCCTCTATCTGTATGGGGAATTCGCTGCTGATAGATCCCGCCCAGTGTCCTCCTCCTTCCCCCTCCGCCTTCCGACCCGAGGGAGTATACAATGAGAACTGCTGGACACTCATGCCCGATCGTGAGACTGCCTGTTGAAGGTCCGATGGCACCTTGCTCCGACCTGAGCTATGCAACAACGAGATGCCCCTTGATCCTTGCCGGATGTGCTTGACGGTCCCCCATAATACGCTCACTTGGGGACTTCTTACTCCAGCTGTTCCAAGAGTCTCCGCTAGTTGAACCCCGTCCAGTAGACTCCCTGTTCCGCTCATCCCTTTCGTCAGCTGTTTGATCGGGATACTAAACCCTAGGTTCCTCAACTTGGAATGGATGGCGGAGCGTAGGTGGCAAGCAGTTATATGGATACGGTGCTTTACCCGTAGACGCTTCTCCAGCTCTCGCAAGAATTTGTTGGGAGTTGTCCTCGGGGGGACTTCCCGAATGACCGTACCGAGGAATTCTACCGTACTCCGTGCAGCTATTGTTGTTGATCCTGCAGAGCCTACCCCAAGGTTCAGGCCGGATTGTAGGAAGTGGGCGATACGTTTTTGGATTTCTATGAGAAGCTCTACGGCACCCACGATTCCCAGTAGTGAGTCGTCGGCATATCGCGCGTAACAAATCCTTATTAAGTAATGGCTTTTTAAGGGGGCCAGCTTACGGGCCAGGCGTCTCTCTGACCTGATAACTAGTATCGCCTCCCCGCCCAGCTCTATCAGCAGGCCCTTTCTTTTGCAAGACTTAATAAGGTCTCTCATTGCCCAATTATTATTACAGCGTTCTCTACCATAGAATTCGGCCTTCGGGGTCAACCCGGCGGCTTCGATGAGGAAGGCGGCGCAAAGGAGGCTCGAGGGCTTGTTAAGGAAGGCGGCAAGGGCCGACGCAGGGGGGAAAAGGAAAGGCCTTTTCTGGTCCCCCCTGAGCCGGGGGTTGCTTGTGGGGGGTGTGCCACGACGAAAGAAGGGATTGAAAGGCCGCTTTGCGTTGGATGCTCTTTACCCTCCCCACAATGATGGCTCTGTTGTCTTGGGGAGCGTTGAAGCTTGCTTCTTCTCCAGAGTGTTCTTGGTCATCAATACGACCTGTCCTTAATAGAAGCGATCTGATTCTCTGAACAATCGGAATTTCGTACTTCTGCCGGATCCTCCCTATCTCCTGATCGAGCTTGTGTAGGTAGATGTTGCCCAGTAGGGCCGATAGTAGTACACTGTGTGGGACGGAGTAAGGGCCCTTCTTACCTCCTAGGAGTCGTCCGGCAGAAAAGACTTTATGAATGGAGTAAAAGAACTTGGGATCGTCGATCTCTTCCTTAAAGATTGGGATGAGTCGATGTCGGTCGATGGTGTGAAAACACTTCCTGATGTCGAATTCCAAAAACCAGCGAGAGGTTCCCCACTCTTCTTTGATCCGTCTTAGGGCCGAGTGGCAGCCTCGACCCGAGCGGAAGTGCGATGTGTCTGGAAACTCGGGATCGTAAATGGATTCGAGTACCATTCTGATCGCCTCTTTCATGATCTTTTCTATAGGTAGAACTACTGTGAGCGGTCTAAACTTCGACCCTTATTTCTTTCTTCATATTGTAAAGGGGAGAAAAGCCCGTTTTTTGCTCCTTCTATTGAGAAATCAAAGGCCCTCCTGCCGTCGTTTCAGTGACTCATAGGCTTTCCCTCAGCTCAGTCTTTTTGGTTCTTGAGAATGGTCGCCACCTCTCCCAGGACCGGAATGATTATCCCTGCCCGATGGGTCTACATCCATCCCTGAATGTCGTCGGGTACTGTTCACTTCCCCGCCATTCTTGTAACCGTCACCTGTAATCCGCGCAGGTGTGTCCGCACCCCCCTGAGTGGACGAGAAAGAAAGGATTTGTCGGAGCAACCCCCCAGGTTCCAGACCCAGGAGTCAACTTTCCCGTATGAGCATTCGGTACATGTATCAGTCCGTGGAAGAGTGAAAGGGTCACCACTACTGAGGATCTCCCCCCTAATCTTAGATAGGTCGTCTGAGGGTTCGCCGCGGTTCATTGCTGTGCTTACACACTAGGCTACCCTTCTCCGAAAGCTCCGCGGGACCACCTATCACTAGTCTTCGGCCGGAGGGGTTTATTGCACAAAAACGCCGGGATGCAGGCTCCCGAAGAGGGAAGCCCAACGAATGTCAGATGCAAAGCCCCGCACCTCATTAAGATCATATTGGCATActctccaaaaaaaaagagcagacCCCATTGAAGACGAGAGTGAGGTACAACAAGGCCATTTCTGTCCACCGCCCTTCTCACGGAACCGTACGTGGACGTTACCGCTCATACAGCTCCCAGCCAGCAAGCAGTTAGCCTTCCTCTACAAGGAATGGAAGTGTGGATGAATCGACATCAAGAATTCGCTTTTTCTTTTCAGAAAGAACATGAGTTGAGCATCCCTTTCACAAAAACCTACAGATCGCCCCCCAACTCCTGCCACTTCAGCACCTTGTGATCTTTGAGAAGATCATTACGAGCCCTCTCCAAGAATGTTTTTGTAGATTTCGAAGATTCTATAGTGGATCAGGACGAGAATGAATCCGGGAATCCAGGACATACTCATCCTGGAGCTTCTGCTCTCCTCTGGGGAGGGGTTTTTTTAGATATAAAGGTGAGTCGAGGGTAGCCTCCCGCTTGACCGATTTCTCGGAGTCGGAAGAAGATCTCTCATCTGATGACCCTGAACAAGAAGGAGCTGCTCTCGATGTGAGATCagcagcaaaagaaagaagaggaattGGATGCCCCAGAGCAGCAGCCCCCGGAGTTGccttaaaaaaaacacacacaagggaccggacacaaaaaaagaaagaagaaaagggccATGATGATGATCCTATCTTAGTTTTCGCCCTGCCCCGATGATGCGCTCTTTGCTCGCGGAGCTACATaccggaaaaataaaaagactctcTATAAACCTTTGAGAAGAGAATCGTTGGTTTGACCGACGGACTACGTGGGAAATACGAGATCTAGGCAAGCTGCTACATCTTCTCCCCTTGCCCTTTTTCGATAGAAGAACTACAACTCTTCTCTTAGATAGCGGTCGATCGGTTCGCATCTATGGTCAATCAATAGGTCCGCGGATCTATTCTTCTATACGAGAAATCGCCATCTCGTAGCACCACCACGACACCGATTTCCCGACAGTTAGGTAGCCGATAGTAGGAGAAGCTTTAAGGCCGCTATTCCTGACCTTAGGAAGGAATAGAGTCAGGCCTTTACCGATCTGTTCTAGTCATCCGTTCTCCAAACGTTGTCCATATAAGAATAACCTAGTGAACATGATGCctaattcattatttttattttgtatttttgattcGAATTAGGACGTCTCTTTTCCTCCGGTATGCTGCTCCATCATCTTCTATCCTGCGCCTAAGTAGTTGAAGGGGCCAAGTTGCATAATCGTTTTGGCTTATTATACTTCGCTTGCTTGCGCGACCGCCACTCCACTCCTCTttgctttcaaaagaaaatattacttCGCTACCTTTCTCTGAGCTCCTAGGCAACAGATTCTACTCCCTAAGAAGAGTCATTAAGAGAGAGGGATTCTTTTTGATAATTCATGGAATGATCTATGATTTCATTGATAGAGAAAATGAGACAAGAGTGACTCACTCTATTTCTAGTATACAAGAAACAGGAGGCCAAAGACTGAGAACCAATGTGGGACTACTACAAACACTACTACTAGAAACTAACACTATATACAATATACATTAACATCCCACCTCAAACTTAAGATGGTAATTTTGAGACCAACTTGAGTTTGGAAGCTAAGTCACTGAAACGCCCAGGTGGATGTGCTTTAGTGAAAATATCAGCTAGTTGATCCGCAGAGGAGATGGAAAGAAGATTGATAGTACCACTATGGATATGCTGACGAATAAAATGACAGTCAGTCTCAATGTGTTTGGTGCCCTCATGAAACACAGAATTGTGGGCTATCTGAATAGCACTGCGATTCTCACAAAAGAGCGGAGTAGCACCATAATGGGTAATTCCTAGATCCGTGAGTAAGCACCTTAGCCAAAGAAGTGAAGAAGTAGTTTAAGCAATGGCTCGGTATTCTGCTTATGTACTTGATCGGGACACTACGCTTTGTTTCTTACTGCGCCAAGAGATAGGTGAgtcacctaaaaaaaaaagtaagcagTTGTAGAGCGACGATCAGTGGGATCTCAAGCCCAGTCTGCATCGGAATCGACCTCTGAATTGATTTACCTAGTAGCGACACGAACAGTCCTTTCCAACTCGAGAGAAGTAGGATTCAAGGTGTAGTGTCTTTTACATAAGAATAGTCCGAGTTGTTTCAAGGTAGTGAGTGGTCAATTTAGAGCAAAGAAAACTAGCCAGCAAGCTAGCGAAGCTAACtagcaaggaaaaaaacaatgcCTTGGCGCGCTAGAAGCATCCGTTGATTGCCTTGCCAAAGATAGCAGTTTAGTTAGCGTGTCCAGGTCCGGTATCGACACATCGGATCTCACTTTATTCCCTGCGTTACTAGTGTGATTACCGAGCAcaggataagatcaaggaatcaatcggctaacaacaataaaaagaaagacatgATGATTCCTAAACCTGAACAGCAGTTCTTGACGGCAAGGTCAAAGATCAATTCCATCTTCaacatttcaattctttttgtgttcagtCATAAGCCCagcccttttcttttgaagcttgtTTCCTCCTCCCTTTGTTCGTAACGTTGGGATTCAATAATCACATAGACGGGAAGCTTTGTTTGATGCTCGCTCttctttatcatttttctttccttgcttGAATGCTTTcgaatcaaagaaagaaaaaaaaatagcgtAGTCTAAGATCCTAGTCTAGATCCTTTCATGATTGCTTTTCAAAGTCAGATACGACCGGAAGTCTACTCCTATCAGTGAATACCGGTTTTATACatccccctttttttattatctatgtTTGTTAGCTATAGTCACAAGTTGGGCTATACGATGGCTTCACTTCTTAATCTGAATCGCCCGGACGTTTGGAGATGGGAGACTGATCAAGTTGTAGGATTGGGTACCCGTGCAATGGCAATGCTTTGGTCTGAAGGTCTCTCACTGGAAGGATCGAAAGGCATACGAAAAAATGGTGGGGCAGATAGATCAAGCTTTCTATGGGGCACTCATCTCCTCTAAAAGAGATGTTGATGACTCCGAGATGGACGACCGGATCGGCAGCGGGGTCCGTGGGCTGGCAACACGGCCGGTTTAGAGAGGATCTCAAGCAACACGAGCGCTGCGCGCTCACGTGAAGCAAGGCAACATTGCATGCTGCTTTTCACGCGCGAGAACAGAGATCAAAACGTTGACGAACCAAGGAGTTCACCGTTGAGAGCCTTGCGGGACTGGTGGACCGGTAACCGTTTAGCTGAGATCCTTTCTACCG
Above is a genomic segment from Rhodamnia argentea isolate NSW1041297 unplaced genomic scaffold, ASM2092103v1 Rarg_v2.18, whole genome shotgun sequence containing:
- the LOC125313368 gene encoding LOW QUALITY PROTEIN: uncharacterized mitochondrial protein AtMg00530 (The sequence of the model RefSeq protein was modified relative to this genomic sequence to represent the inferred CDS: inserted 1 base in 1 codon; substituted 1 base at 1 genomic stop codon), translating into MTKEGPAYNLLEREFHDHDQQQLVGSRGIQAPSADHHHGPFLLSFFVSGPLCVFFLRQLRGLLLWGIQFLFFLLLLISHREQLLLVQGHQMRDLLPTPRNRSSGRLPSTHLYIXKKPLPRGEQKLQDEYVLDSRIHSRPDPLXNLRNLQKHSWRGLVMIFSKITRC